The Bacteroidota bacterium genome segment AGATAAGTAGTGGTTGCAGGATCAGTAGTTGAATAATCTATGAAGTAAGCATCAAGACCAAAAGGAACTACTGTAAAGTTTGCCTGACATGGTGCTGGACCTACAATTGGAATCTGAACGCAATAATTACATACAACATTCATTGTTGCAAGGTCAATCAGTTCCATACATACATTGTAAACCATCGGTCCACTTGCATATGTGTGTGACTGGAAATTACTGCCCATTGAAATTGTAGTGCCATCGCCAAAATCCCAATTTGCTAAGTACAATGTTGTATCAAAACTCGCATTAAAGAAAAATGTATTTAACGGACCTGTTCCCGGGAAAAAAGAGAAGTAACAATTCGGTTGAGACGTGAAAGTAATCGTTGAGCAAGTCTGGCAAATCACAGTTCCGATACTATCTGTTTCTGTTGCACAAACATTATACGTTCCCGGACTGTATTGATACATTGTAGTAATGCCTGTACCTGTTCCGCCATTTCCATAATCCCAGGTAACCTGATTTGTAATGCTTGTCGGATGGAATGTAAAATAACCAACCAGTGGTGCCATTGAATCTATCACTACATCAAAAGTACAAGGAGTTGGAGGAGTTGTAACTACGATCTGAGCGCAATAATTGCAAGTATCTAAAAAGCTATAAGATGTCATACAAACATAATATACTCCGGGAACCGGATAAGTATGAGAGATAGCAGCGCCACTTCCGACAGCCCCATCTCCAAAATCCCAGACAACATTTACTAAGCTATTTGAAACAGCAGTAAAATCGAAATCATTTCCATTTGCAGTGATCGCAAGGAATGTGCAAAGAGCAGGGTTATTAAACTGAATATTGAGACAACAAGCTGTAACAGTTGTTTGAAGTATCGTATCAAATTCAGTTACACAAACAAGATACTGTCCATAATTTGAAAACTGGTGGAAAATTGTATTGCCTGTAACTGCAGTTGTACTGTCACCAAAATCCCACATAAAAACGCTATTGTTCGAGACAGGATTTACATTGAAATTATAGACAGTTGATGTGGAGTCGTAGACGTAAGTCATCACACAACCTTGTCCTTTCATTTCAGCGAATGAAAACAGGACGAGTAATAAGAGGTAGATTTTTTTCATGGGGTTAGAGAA includes the following:
- a CDS encoding PKD domain-containing protein — encoded protein: MKKIYLLLLVLFSFAEMKGQGCVMTYVYDSTSTVYNFNVNPVSNNSVFMWDFGDSTTAVTGNTIFHQFSNYGQYLVCVTEFDTILQTTVTACCLNIQFNNPALCTFLAITANGNDFDFTAVSNSLVNVVWDFGDGAVGSGAAISHTYPVPGVYYVCMTSYSFLDTCNYCAQIVVTTPPTPCTFDVVIDSMAPLVGYFTFHPTSITNQVTWDYGNGGTGTGITTMYQYSPGTYNVCATETDSIGTVICQTCSTITFTSQPNCYFSFFPGTGPLNTFFFNASFDTTLYLANWDFGDGTTISMGSNFQSHTYASGPMVYNVCMELIDLATMNVVCNYCVQIPIVGPAPCQANFTVVPFGLDAYFIDYSTTDPATTTYLWNFGDGSPLSTDRFPVHTYSSPGTYSVGFSIDNGTTCADSTFQTIVVDTAIITPVFCTSYFIFTQLSPYQLAVVNLSSGTNLSFVWQFGDGNISTAAYPIHNYTTHGTFQICLTVSDFSGCTNTYCDSLTVDSTGMIIYRSSNVGFTINVVSPTQLNTVNVEENVSLISSIYPNPSKDRIVVTSSPKSGTTIYSILSVSSQKMKEGMLSGESSEIDISGLASGIYFLEVQTRSGEKSFARFIKE